The following coding sequences lie in one Spinacia oleracea cultivar Varoflay chromosome 1, BTI_SOV_V1, whole genome shotgun sequence genomic window:
- the LOC130465761 gene encoding putative disease resistance protein RGA3, with product MTNEMKYKVDLDRVTPVADEISTIKGTNFKAVEDELTSVVNQVSLVSDHINHATFETLMTFHELRTLVFIGNYGSSLTKLPSDMFIALKCIEALDLSGCHLTELPYSIGNLSQLRYLDLSFTLLNSLLYCIDGLQELQTLNLKGCKRLHELPKYMKDLIKLLFLSWRANKSYGPEEELAVFKSTEQFKPNSSLIELEIRFYPGSRLPTWNGSGEFEKLVRITLTQCENTQLNVSIGELPNLKYLHIIDLDQVKTITHFFLGVSSVGFPKLERLVIDGMRSLETWEGVKDGDFPLLYELTINNCPKLVGVQFLGTVVESLNLCQRKHCQRHCILS from the coding sequence ATGACTAACGAAATGAAATACAAAGTCGATCTCGACCGTGTTACTCCAGTTGCAGATGAGATTTCAACTATCAAAGGTACAAATTTTAAAGCCGTAGAGGATGAGTTAACATCCGTAGTCAATCAAGTCTCTCTAGTGTCTgatcatattaatcatgcaaCGTTCGAGACATTGATGACCTTTCATGAGTTGAGAACACTTGTATTCATCGGCAATTATGGCTCTTCCTTGACAAAATTACCATCTGACATGTTCATAGCCCTCAAGTGCATTGAAGCACTTGATTTGAGTGGATGTCATTTAACAGAGTTGCCGTATTCAATTGGAAATTTGAGTCAGTTGCGTTACTTAGATCTTTCGTTTACACTACTAAATAGCTTACTGTATTGTATTGATGGTCTTCAAGAGCTACAAACTCTCAACTTGAAAGGGTGCAAGCGTCTACATGAGCTTCCTAAATATATGAAAGATTTAATCAAGCTGCTTTTTTTAAGTTGGCGTGCGAATAAATCATATGGTCCTGAAGAGGAACTTGCTGTATTCAAAAGTACCGAGCAGTTTAAGCCGAATTCGTCTTTGATTGAGTTGGAAATACGGTTTTACCCTGGTTCGAGGCTCCCAACTTGGAACGGTTCAGGAGAGTTTGAGAAGCTGGTTCGTATTACCCTTACGCAATGTGAAAATACTCAACTCAATGTAAGTATAGGGGAGTTACCAAATCTGAAGTATCTGCACATCATTGATTTAGATCAAGTAAAGACAATTACTCACTTTTTTCTTGGTGTGTCTTCTGTTGGATTTCCCAAACTAGAGAGATTGGTTATTGATGGTATGCGTAGTTTGGAGACTTGGGAAGGAGTAAAAGATGGCGACTTCCCACTCCTATATGAGCTCACCATAAATAATTGTCCCAAGCTTGTTGGAGTTCAATTCCTTGGAACCGTTGTGGAAAGTTTAAATCTCTGCCAAAGAAAGCACTGTCAGAGGCACTGCATACTCTCATGA
- the LOC130465762 gene encoding disease resistance protein RGA2-like — protein sequence MFIALKFIEALDLSGCHLTELAYSIGNLSQLRYLDLSFTLLNSLPYCIDGLQELQTLNLKGCKHLHELPKYMKDLIKLRHLHFDILCQLTSMPKGIGALTELRTLSAFIVKAQDDDCNIKELRYLNNISGSIHISGLENMMVYHDVDQAALHDKKHITKLQLSWNPNKSYGPEEELAVFKSTEQFKPSSSSLIELEMRFYPGSRLPTWIGSGEFEKLVRITLMQCENTQLNASIGDLPNLKYLHIMDLDQVKTITHFFLGGFNDSSVGFSKLERLVIDGMRSLETWEGVKYGDFPLLYELTINHCPKLIGVQFLQYLNSLKHLRIDHCGELKSLPKKALSAALHTLIINDSPLLEKSCSKGGEDWPKIEHIPNIWIDLEDIRATCGDGDADSDSDD from the coding sequence ATGTCATTTAACAGAGTTGGCGTATTCAATTGGAAATTTGAGTCAGTTGCGTTACTTAGATCTTTCGTTTACACTACTAAATAGCTTACCGTATTGTATTGATGGTCTTCAAGAGCTACAAACTCTCAACTTGAAAGGGTGCAAGCATCTACATGAGCTTCCTAAATATATGAAAGATCTAATCAAGCTTCGTCATTTACACTTTGACATTCTTTGTCAGCTAACTTCCATGCCTAAGGGGATAGGGGCTCTTACTGAACTCCGTACACTATCTGCTTTCATTGTGAAAGCTCAAGATGATGATTGTAATATTAAAGAATTGAGGTATTTGAACAACATTAGTGGGAGCATACACATCTCTGGGTTAGAAAACATGATGGTGTACCATGATGTCGACCAAGCTGCTTTACATGACAAAAAGCACATTACTAAATTGCAACTAAGTTGGAATCCAAATAAATCATATGGTCCTGAAGAGGAACTTGCTGTATTCAAAAGTACGGAGCAGTTTAAGCCGAGTTCTTCGTCTTTGATTGAGTTGGAAATGCGTTTTTACCCTGGTTCGAGGCTCCCAACTTGGATCGGTTCAGGAGAGTTTGAGAAGCTGGTTCGTATAACCCTTATGCAATGTGAAAATACTCAACTCAATGCAAGTATAGGGGACTTACCAAATCTGAAGTATCTACATATCATGGATTTAGATCAAGTAAAGACAATTACTCACTTTTTTCTTGGTGGGTTTAATGACTCTTCTGTTGGATTTTCCAAACTAGAGAGATTGGTTATTGATGGTATGCGTAGTTTGGAGACGTGGGAAGGCGTAAAATATGGCGACTTCCCCCTCCTATATGAGCTGACCATAAATCATTGTCCCAAGCTTATTGGAGTTCAATTTCTTCAGTATCTCAACTCCTTGAAACATTTGAGAATAGACCATTGCGGTGAGCTTAAATCTCTGCCAAAGAAAGCACTGTCAGCGGCACTGCATACTCTCATAATAAATGACAGCCCACTATTAGAAAAGAGTTGTTCAAAGGGAGGCGAAGATTGGCCCAAAATTGAACACATTCCAAACATATGGATTGATCTTGAAGATATTCGTGCCACTTGCGGAGATGGTGATGCGGATAGTGATTCTGATGATTGA